Proteins encoded by one window of Lathyrus oleraceus cultivar Zhongwan6 chromosome 1, CAAS_Psat_ZW6_1.0, whole genome shotgun sequence:
- the LOC127099635 gene encoding protein MAIN-LIKE 2-like has translation MAPPLYYCTWSPNEVETPCKHNFLCSPPFAYKFIHSFNNSSTPTFSLLHLHYFFYNFIFNKIFQFHLHQLPNNMSLLTMGEAHRGTVANIATYDVSRFRTRVHEFVPMDPMIQPYVELAGFGHISKIMSWSIDNKFILALCERWRPETHTFWFPTGECTVTLEDVYMLLGLRIEGKVVNGKTNYANSICMELLNTDLLDDNARGQGILLSRLKSYYNSLYLDENSIEDARIIKTRCYIMLLLGSFLFPEGSGSSMHIMYLPLLRHIDRIGSYSWGSACLAYLYSSLCKNSHKDTSTFSGCAVLLQAWGWSRLPSLAPVNNNPFTFPYAKK, from the exons atggcgccccctctttattattgtacatggtcgccaaatgaggtggagacaccatgcaaacacaattttttatgctctcctccatttgcctataaattcatccactccttcaacaattcttccacaccaacattctcactacttcatctacattacttcttttacaatttcatcttcaacaaaatcttccaatttcatctacaccaactccccaacaatatgtctttactcacaatgggcgaagcacacagaggaacagttgcaaacatcgcaacatac gatgtatcaaggtttcgaactcgagtccacgaatttgtcccaatggacccgatgattcaaccttatgttgaactcgccggttttggtcacattagcaagattatgtcttggtctatagataacaagttcattctagccttatgcgaaagatggaggccagagacacacacattttggtttccaaccggtgagtgtaccgtgacgttagaagacgtctacatgcttttaggactacgaattgaaggaaaagttgttaatggtaagaccaactatgcaaattcaatttgcatggagcttttaaacactgatttgttagatgataatgctagaggtcaaggtatactactctcacgcctaaagtcatattataatagtttatatttagatGAGAATTCTAtcgaagatgctcgaataatcaaaactaggtgttacattatgttgttactaggatcctttttatttcccgaaggtagtggttctagcatgcatattatgtacttacctttacttagacatatagatagaataggtagttatagttggggatctgcatgtctagcctatctctatagttcgttgtgcaaaaactcccacaaagacacttctacattttctggatgtgctgttttgctacaagcatggggatggtcaagactaccgtctctagcaccggtcaataacaaccccttcacttttccatatgcaaaaaagtaa